In one Plasmodium vivax chromosome 4, whole genome shotgun sequence genomic region, the following are encoded:
- a CDS encoding hypothetical protein, conserved (encoded by transcript PVX_003540A) has product MDDELLDRLLFGTAEIRGMTSGKRNEKYFFTHSLEQSKIDMKKCFKNLITSKFFVFFLFTLLHLFVQNTSISDERNIYGELQLSYTYSRKLAEKEKTSRARKAPANRVKKKKVSTSSLKKEEPPQNTGETGGSGDATGARASVKAANSGAAKTGAGVKAGSSGAAKTSGEAAKTSSDTAKASGNAAKTSGDAAKTNGDATASSGSAAEKTSGDTATTVSDAAVPTSDAATSSSDATSSGNDATSSSSDATASSNDATTINGDATGTSSAGTTSGDSAASSGESTTSSGEATTSAGKEKVMRSCLKKATSPKREKRNVHFADPISREKIFYKDECIGYTGENEEKEKKVEKAEKEKKIKKVEEKKVGNEGSDIVSKKAKKKRALFFGFLKKKKKKKTLKAKVKTSESIVKASGGRNNAVKPSTAQKEATASSAGTTNKRPEREKEIVGNVLRRSATLDNLSI; this is encoded by the exons ATGGATGATGAGCTGTTGGACAGGCTCCTATTCGGTACAGCAGAAATAAGAGGCATGACTTCTGGAAAGAGAAATGAGAAATATTTCTTTACGCATTCGTTAGAACAGAGTAAAATTGATATGAAAAAGTGTTTCAAGAATCTTATAACTTCCaaatttttcgtttttttcctttttacctTGCTACATCTGTTCGTACAG AATACGTCCATTTCTGATGAGAGGAACATTTACGGAGAACTGCAACTGAGTTATACATATTCAAGAAAATTAGCcgagaaagaaaaaacttctCGTGCTAGAAAGGCTCCCGCTAACagggtgaaaaagaaaaaggtgtCTACGTCTTCcttgaaaaaggaggaaccTCCCCAGAATACAGGGGAGACAGGAGGAAGTGGAGATGCCACAGGAGCCAGGGCCAGTGTGAAGGCCGCCAACAGTGGTGCGGCAAAAACTGGTGCTGGTGTGAAGGCAGGCAGCAGTGGTGCGGCTAAAACTAGCGGGGAGGCGGCAAAAACTAGCAGCGATACAGCAAAAGCTAGCGGAAACGCGGCTAAAACTAGCGGAGACGCTGCAAAAACTAATGGCGACGCGACAGCCTCTTCCGGTAGTGCTGCAGAGAAAACTAGTGGTGATACCGCAACCACTGTCAGCGATGCGGCAGTCCCCACTAGTGATGCGGCTACCTCGAGTAGTGATGCAACATCCTCGGGTAATGACGCAACTTCCTCGAGTAGTGACGCAACAGCCTCGAGCAACGATGCGACGACAATCAATGGCGACGCGACAGGGACAAGTAGCGCTGGCACAACCAGTGGAGACTCCGCAGCAAGCAGCGGCGAATCGACTACCTCCAGTGGCGAGGCGACCACATCCGCTGGTAAAGAGAAAGTAATGCGCAGTTGCTTGAAAAAGGCGACAAGtccaaaaagagaaaagcgAAATGTACACTTTGCTGATCCTATATcacgtgaaaaaatattttataaagatGAATGTATAGGGTACACTGgggaaaatgaggagaaagaaaaaaaagtagaaaaagcagaaaaagaaaaaaaaataaaaaaagtagaagaaaaaaaggtgggAAACGAGGGAAGCGACATTGtaagcaaaaaagcaaaaaaaaaaagagccttgttttttggctttttgaaaaagaaaaaaaagaaaaaaacactaaAAGCGAAGGTAAAGACCTCTGAATCGATAGTAAAGGCAAGTGGGGGTCGAAATAATGCTGTAAAGCCAAGCACCGCACAGAAAGAAGCTACTGCAAGTTCAGCAGGAACTACGAATAAAAGACCCGAAAGGGAGAAAGAAATTGTAGGTAATGTACTTCGAAGGAGCGCCACTTTGGATAACTTAAGTATATGA
- a CDS encoding Phist protein (Pf-fam-b) (encoded by transcript PVX_003535A), producing MDGNLCGRGCSHGGSGRSSSSLVANKSNFKNRCTRSLEQGSKIITGRICTKVARSRIFILFFLTLLNLFLQNTYYTNEEGKSFSKLELSIGGCSRKLALAEIRQLRESATLARLALKKEDSDHLRKYKEDFYKRMEERLKQVGPDPLPNCLKKGDKITTVKKKMQFVEPEEIIQKGKTSNRTMLKVKFEEQNEMEKNEMEKNEMGKNEKGKNEMGKNEKGKNEMGKNEMGKNGKGKNEMGKNEMGKNGKGKKGKEKDEKEKEEAPVDPMKHLRNEKNKIMTTAELKKKYDDILYKHISKEEMKEIMDSIEASDYDNIRRSKNVVYNEDDNDQLPYDCTMREISEKITEDFLSEMTAELRKVVSPKDMFIIWHYVQAFGRDKYLRMNGDLWRLCGHVQKEYNIPDDIKKREWQEIAGYMSSELLDKEHKDYLDFKELANKGSCKKSKFYEFIDSKRSSWKFLTAIMMDSWKEALIERLKSYSIEEE from the exons atggaTGGCAACTTATGTGGTCGTGGATGCTCCCATGGTGGTTCGGGAAGGAGCAGTTCCTCCTTAGTAGCGAATAAgagcaattttaaaaatcgtTGCACTCGTTCATTAGAGCAGGGGAGTAAAATCATTACAGGTAGAATCTGTACAAAGGTTGCAAGGTCtagaatatttattttgttttttctaaCCCTTTTGAATCTCTTTTTACAA AATACGTACTACACAAATGAAGAGGGGAAatcattttccaaattaGAATTAAGCATCGGTGGATGTTCCAGGAAATTAGCATTAGCTGAAATAAGACAACTGAGGGAAAGTGCCACTTTAGCTAGACTGGctcttaaaaaagaagatagtGATCATTTGAGGAAGTACAAAGAAGATTTTTACAAGAGAATGGAAGAAAGGTTGAAACAAGTAGGCCCAGACCCGTTACCCAATTgtttgaaaaagggggataaaATTACtacagtaaaaaaaaaaatgcagtttGTAGAGCCGGAAGAGATAATCCAGAAAGGGAAAACTTCGAACAGGACAATGCTGAAAGTGAAATTTGAGGAGCAAAATGAGATGGAGAAAAATGAgatggagaaaaatgaaatggggaaaaatgagaaggggaaaaatgagatggggaaaaatgagaaggggaaaaatgagatggggaaaaatgagatggggaaaaatgggaaggggaaaaatgagatggggaaaaatgagatggggaaaaatgggaaggggaaaaaagggaaagaaaaagatgagaaagagaaagaagaagCTCCCGTGGACCCAATGAAGCATTtgaggaatgaaaaaaataaaataatgactACAGCggagttgaaaaaaaaatatgatgacATTTTGTACAAACATATAAGCAAAGAAGAAATGAAGGAAATTATGGATTCCATTGAAGCCAGTgattatgataatataaGGCGAAGTAAGAATGTCGTTTATAACGAGGATGATAATGACCAATTGCCATATGATTGTACGATGAGAGAGATTAGTGAGAAGATTACAGAAGATTTTTTAAGTGAGATGACTGCAGAACTACGGAAGGTTGTAAGCCCAAAGGACATGTTTATAATCTGGCATTATGTTCAGGCTTTTGGAAgagataaatatttaaggATGAATGGGGATTTGTGGAGATTGTGTGGACATGTGCAGAAGGAATATAACATACCAGAtgacattaaaaaaagagaatggCAAGAAATCGCTGGCTACATGTCAAGTGAGTTACTGGATAAGGAACACAAAGATTATTTAGATTTTAAAGAATTAGCTAATAAGGGATCCTGCAAAAAATCCAAGTTTTACGAATTTATAGATTCTAAAAGGAGTTCGTGGAAATTCTTAACGGCTATAATGATGGATTCGTGGAAGGAGGCATTAATTGAGAGACTAAAAAGTTACAGCATAGAAGAGGAGTAA
- a CDS encoding hypothetical protein (encoded by transcript PVX_003530A) gives MARGISGVNSFLLAAGNKKNNNRSGRLVEQGGKQNRGFARIATSKVFVLFVISLVCFFCQNTLIVENGKALNVSQLHNGFARNLGESSLRGSMNDDSADASAGGKMEKNYFQRKDENYDKVVQELNEKFKNEYQHSDSEQDD, from the exons ATGGCACGTGGAATAAGCGGCGTTAACTCCTTCCTTTTGGCAGCAGGAAATAAGAAGAACAACAATCGCTCCGGACGTTTAGTGGAGCAaggaggaaagcaaaatagAGGTTTTGCCAGAATTGCAACCTCTAAggtttttgttttgttcgTTATTTCTCTAGTCTGCTTCTTTTGCCAG AACACCCTCATCGTCGAAAATGGAAAGGCACTTAATGTATCACAATTGCACAATGGTTTTGCAAGAAACTTGGGTGAATCTTCCTTGAGAGGCTCAATGAACGATGATTCCGCAGATGCTTCTGCAGgtggaaaaatggagaagaatTACTTCCAAAGAAAAGatgaaaattatgataaagtTGTTCAagaattaaatgaaaaattcaaGAACGAATACCAACACAGCGATTCTGAACAAGACGACTGA